The proteins below are encoded in one region of Borrelia duttonii Ly:
- a CDS encoding glycosyltransferase, with protein MKIAIFTDTYLPDKNGVATCIKQIKEGFEQKGHTVYIFCPQYHKSDLSKKNIYRCFSIKLNRTVDAKISFPNKAKIKKIIAEYQPDIIHTHSEFTMGNIGKKLALEYNIPIVHTNHTMWNYYLHYLGAIKYFINPDKMMKKFYNQIHHFIYPSIKAHDKYFHLAKDADYKLIPNGIDRKLFIKELTQEKKQEILSKYDIKKNDKIIIFVGRINKEKNIYELIQNLKKLLIENKHCKLILIGKGKEERNVKQFRKKYGLKNQIILVGTIPWEEMYYYYKISDVFASLSKSEVYPMTIIEALTAGIPAILSNDIIYKNVIHQGKNGFLIDNDEDMYKYMKEIIENDEKLQTLKKYTEETSIIHSSTSFVERIEEYYVQIIQNHKNLSKVY; from the coding sequence ATGAAAATAGCAATATTTACAGATACATATCTTCCAGATAAAAATGGAGTAGCAACATGTATCAAACAAATTAAAGAAGGATTTGAACAAAAAGGTCATACCGTTTATATCTTTTGCCCACAATATCATAAATCAGACTTAAGTAAAAAAAATATTTACAGATGCTTTTCAATTAAATTGAATCGCACAGTAGATGCTAAAATATCATTCCCAAATAAAGCAAAAATAAAAAAAATAATAGCTGAATATCAACCTGACATAATTCATACACATTCAGAATTCACTATGGGAAACATAGGGAAAAAATTAGCATTAGAATATAATATACCAATTGTCCACACAAACCATACAATGTGGAATTACTATTTACATTACTTAGGAGCTATAAAATATTTCATTAATCCAGACAAAATGATGAAAAAATTTTATAATCAAATTCATCATTTTATTTATCCATCAATTAAAGCACATGATAAATATTTTCATCTTGCCAAAGATGCTGATTATAAACTAATTCCAAATGGAATAGATAGAAAACTATTCATCAAAGAGTTAACTCAAGAAAAAAAACAAGAAATTCTGAGTAAATATGACATAAAAAAAAATGATAAAATCATAATCTTCGTTGGAAGAATTAATAAAGAAAAAAATATATACGAATTAATACAAAATTTAAAAAAACTTCTCATTGAAAACAAACACTGTAAACTTATTCTCATAGGAAAAGGAAAAGAAGAGAGAAATGTAAAACAATTTAGAAAAAAATATGGACTTAAAAATCAAATAATACTTGTTGGAACAATTCCATGGGAAGAAATGTACTATTATTACAAGATATCAGATGTATTTGCAAGTTTATCCAAAAGTGAAGTATATCCAATGACAATTATTGAGGCCTTAACTGCTGGAATACCAGCAATACTTAGTAATGACATTATATACAAAAACGTAATTCATCAAGGAAAAAATGGATTTTTAATAGATAATGATGAAGACATGTACAAATACATGAAAGAAATCATAGAAAACGATGAAAAATTACAAACTTTAAAAAAATATACAGAAGAAACATCCATCATACACTCAAGCACATCCTTTGTAGAAAGGATTGAAGAATATTATGTTCAAATTATTCAAAATCACAAAAATCTTAGCAAAGTTTACTAA
- a CDS encoding tetratricopeptide repeat protein: MNSINFEKALELYKKGDFKNALLNLDVFDDSFDSLSLKSLLYFRLKDYKALLYVLDTYPVLSEYSFLIKLLYDGEFKSDEANLSYFQNYNLGVFYFGLKNYEKSLNCFLTSIKQYPNLIQAFNNAAVLFEMLGNRDDALEMLVKATGIDKDNALIKLNTWFLNNTCAFKSVRPFKLDGSFLNVNLSLIINYLMYYLYFMGEIDGAIKLSEKFLTDSNYSKYIWHNRATILHKIGNMTQATKSYVKSILSFPNVYTIYNMHIATIKLLNFDSKKAIDRMLLDYPDMELVYFYAFLFFLRNRELEDAYFYIKKLCVMNIDTYSRFLNLLESREDIFIEELLDECALILKGKWILEYLFFVDNSLDLREPVFVFDYYTRICPYIWKVKDEHIELRASNSEFEITKEILSDEFTQVHLSVTIKEIKDLIEAYKDFKINY, encoded by the coding sequence ATGAATAGTATTAATTTTGAAAAAGCTTTGGAGCTTTATAAAAAGGGTGATTTTAAGAATGCACTTTTGAATTTGGATGTTTTTGATGATAGTTTTGATTCTTTGTCTCTTAAATCTTTACTTTATTTTAGGTTAAAGGATTATAAAGCACTTTTATATGTATTGGATACTTACCCCGTTTTAAGTGAATATAGTTTTTTAATTAAGCTTTTGTATGATGGTGAGTTTAAAAGCGATGAAGCTAATTTAAGTTATTTTCAAAATTATAATCTTGGTGTTTTTTATTTTGGCCTTAAAAATTATGAGAAATCTTTAAATTGTTTTTTAACATCTATTAAGCAATATCCTAATTTAATTCAAGCTTTTAATAATGCTGCTGTTTTGTTTGAAATGTTAGGTAATAGAGATGATGCTTTAGAGATGCTTGTTAAAGCTACAGGTATAGATAAAGACAATGCCCTTATTAAATTGAATACTTGGTTTTTAAATAATACTTGTGCATTCAAGAGTGTTCGTCCATTTAAACTAGATGGTAGTTTTTTAAATGTTAATCTTTCTCTTATTATAAATTATTTAATGTATTATTTATATTTTATGGGAGAGATTGATGGTGCAATTAAGCTTTCTGAGAAGTTTTTAACAGATTCGAATTATTCAAAATATATTTGGCATAATAGAGCAACTATTTTGCATAAAATAGGTAATATGACACAGGCTACCAAGTCTTATGTAAAATCTATTTTAAGTTTTCCTAATGTTTATACTATATATAATATGCATATTGCGACAATAAAACTTTTAAATTTTGATTCTAAAAAAGCTATTGATAGAATGTTGTTAGATTATCCTGATATGGAATTGGTTTATTTCTATGCATTTTTATTTTTTTTAAGAAATCGTGAACTTGAAGATGCTTATTTTTACATAAAAAAACTTTGTGTAATGAATATTGATACTTATTCTAGATTTTTAAACTTACTTGAATCTAGAGAAGATATTTTCATTGAAGAGTTATTGGATGAATGTGCCCTGATTTTAAAGGGTAAGTGGATATTGGAATATTTGTTTTTTGTTGACAATTCTTTAGATTTAAGAGAGCCTGTCTTTGTATTTGATTATTATACTAGAATTTGTCCATATATTTGGAAAGTTAAAGATGAACATATTGAACTTAGAGCTAGTAATAGTGAGTTTGAGATTACTAAAGAAATTTTATCAGATGAATTTACTCAAGTGCACTTGAGTGTTACAATTAAGGAGATTAAGGATTTAATTGAGGCTTATAAAGATTTTAAGATCAATTATTAA
- the uvrC gene encoding excinuclease ABC subunit UvrC, producing MRKHLNDLYKQIEKFPKTSGCYKMYSKDNKILYIGKAKNLRSRVKNYFSKRTSHKTKILMNNVTNIEIITTNSEYEALLLECNLIKKYKPTYNIKLKDDKGYPMIRITCEKYPRIFKTRKIINDGSEYFGPYVNVKNLDLVLDLINKTFKTKKCKKKSKNPCLYFHMGQCLGVCYREDLEDEYRKEIEQIKHILNGNISKLLNDIEIKMKEVIMKENFEAAIKLKETKKSLIEISQTQIITKIDKLSEDYLYIHKTNSLNTIVILKYKDGKLTEKDIHFDESIYEEDELIEKFITQYYTSPNMIVPDKIHIFKKIDTSNITKLINELKNIKTEIIYKETQDNIKIIEMATSNAKLALITYNHEKNKAIENLKTILEMKKLPKTIEGFDIAHINGYKTVASLVTFKMGKPFKDGYRVYKINSLSNGEIDDCKAIKEVISRRYSKLINEQLKLPDLILIDGGKGQLNAAYSILKGLRIEEKIAICALAKKEEIIFLPNKNQGIKLQKRNSALQVLQNVRDEAHRRANNFNNKLHNNIKLNYTKIKGIGEQKAKKILKVLGTYKDILLLNEDEIATKMKINITMANKIKKFAEEQNLNNKQNNHI from the coding sequence ATGAGAAAACACTTAAACGATTTATATAAACAAATAGAAAAATTTCCAAAAACAAGTGGTTGCTATAAAATGTACTCGAAAGACAACAAAATATTATATATTGGAAAAGCTAAAAATTTAAGGTCAAGGGTAAAAAACTATTTTTCAAAACGAACTAGCCATAAAACCAAGATATTAATGAATAACGTAACAAATATAGAAATAATTACTACAAACAGCGAATATGAAGCGCTACTATTAGAGTGTAACTTAATCAAAAAATACAAACCAACTTATAATATCAAATTAAAAGATGATAAAGGATATCCTATGATAAGAATAACTTGTGAAAAATATCCAAGAATTTTTAAAACTAGAAAGATAATAAATGATGGAAGTGAATATTTTGGACCATATGTTAATGTTAAAAATTTAGATTTAGTATTAGATCTTATTAACAAAACATTTAAAACAAAAAAATGCAAAAAAAAATCAAAAAATCCTTGTCTTTATTTCCATATGGGTCAGTGTCTAGGAGTATGTTATAGAGAAGATCTTGAAGACGAATATAGAAAAGAAATAGAGCAAATCAAACATATTTTAAATGGAAACATATCGAAACTTTTAAATGACATTGAAATCAAAATGAAAGAAGTCATTATGAAGGAAAATTTTGAAGCAGCAATAAAACTAAAAGAAACTAAAAAATCATTAATTGAAATAAGTCAAACTCAAATAATTACAAAGATAGATAAACTTAGTGAAGACTATCTATACATTCACAAAACTAATAGCTTAAATACAATAGTAATACTTAAATACAAAGACGGTAAATTAACAGAAAAAGACATTCATTTTGATGAAAGCATATATGAAGAGGATGAACTAATAGAAAAATTTATAACACAATATTATACATCTCCAAACATGATAGTACCAGATAAAATACACATTTTTAAAAAAATTGACACTTCAAACATTACAAAATTAATAAATGAACTTAAAAATATAAAAACTGAAATCATATATAAAGAAACTCAAGATAACATTAAAATAATTGAAATGGCAACTTCTAATGCAAAACTTGCATTAATAACATATAATCATGAAAAAAATAAGGCTATTGAAAATCTAAAAACCATTCTTGAAATGAAAAAATTACCAAAAACAATTGAAGGCTTTGATATTGCTCATATAAATGGATATAAAACAGTAGCATCACTTGTTACGTTTAAAATGGGAAAACCTTTTAAAGACGGATATAGGGTTTATAAAATTAACTCACTAAGTAATGGAGAGATTGATGATTGTAAGGCAATAAAAGAAGTCATATCAAGAAGATATTCAAAATTAATCAATGAACAATTAAAATTGCCGGATTTAATACTAATTGACGGTGGCAAAGGTCAGCTTAACGCTGCTTATTCCATTTTAAAAGGACTAAGGATTGAAGAGAAAATAGCCATTTGTGCATTGGCAAAAAAGGAAGAAATAATATTTTTACCAAATAAAAATCAAGGCATAAAATTACAAAAAAGAAACTCTGCTCTTCAAGTATTACAAAATGTTCGAGATGAAGCTCACAGAAGGGCAAATAATTTTAACAACAAACTACACAACAATATCAAATTAAATTACACCAAAATAAAAGGCATTGGAGAACAAAAAGCAAAAAAGATCTTAAAAGTTCTTGGAACATATAAAGACATATTACTTCTAAATGAAGATGAAATAGCCACAAAAATGAAAATTAATATTACAATGGCAAATAAAATCAAAAAATTTGCAGAAGAACAAAATTTAAACAATAAACAAAACAATCATATCTAA
- a CDS encoding mechanosensitive ion channel family protein, with product MDKQLKISNVLKRVFILPDYVHEIFQMIIDYGLRIVVALFAWCILRFIVKRLGTIFLKAYERSKLETKLDSTVLNFFKSFFKVVINLVLILMILPYLGVSTASIFAVFGSLGLAVGFAAQGMLSNFVSGFVILNSNFFKIGDYVNCDDAEGEVTDIQIFFTTLKTVDGEIIKIPNSKFTSTLVVNFTANPERRIVFSFQVPYSIDFNLLKTEMENLAFSFNRETYNVSQPSLIVTEYTPYYIIVEIRCFIRTEFFWDFQYFMGEKIKDVLIDMGVEFPIHVVNLSKLC from the coding sequence ATGGATAAACAACTAAAAATATCAAATGTATTGAAAAGGGTATTTATTTTGCCGGATTATGTTCATGAAATTTTTCAAATGATAATAGATTATGGATTGAGAATTGTTGTTGCTTTATTTGCATGGTGTATTTTAAGATTTATTGTTAAGAGATTGGGAACTATTTTTTTAAAGGCTTATGAGAGATCTAAATTGGAAACAAAATTAGATTCTACTGTTCTTAATTTTTTTAAATCGTTTTTTAAAGTTGTAATTAATTTAGTATTAATTTTAATGATTTTGCCTTATCTTGGAGTTTCTACAGCCTCTATTTTTGCTGTGTTTGGATCTCTGGGTCTTGCAGTTGGTTTTGCTGCTCAGGGTATGTTATCTAATTTTGTTAGTGGATTTGTTATATTAAATTCTAATTTTTTTAAAATAGGTGATTATGTTAATTGTGATGATGCTGAGGGGGAAGTAACGGATATTCAAATATTTTTTACTACACTCAAAACTGTGGATGGTGAGATTATTAAGATTCCAAATAGCAAATTTACAAGTACATTAGTTGTTAATTTTACCGCAAATCCTGAGAGAAGAATTGTATTTAGTTTTCAAGTACCTTATAGCATAGATTTTAATTTGCTTAAAACTGAAATGGAAAATTTGGCTTTTTCTTTTAATAGGGAAACATATAATGTTAGTCAACCCAGTCTGATTGTAACAGAATATACACCTTATTACATAATTGTAGAAATTAGATGTTTTATTCGAACTGAGTTTTTTTGGGATTTTCAATATTTTATGGGAGAAAAGATTAAAGATGTTTTAATTGATATGGGAGTAGAATTTCCCATTCATGTTGTGAATCTTAGTAAACTTTGCTAA
- a CDS encoding chromate transporter, translating into MILLNLFITFFKIGILNFGGGNGITATIHKEIIERKEWITQEEFINIITISRITPGPIATNIATYVGAKIAGITGAIIATMALISAPILIIIFIISTIHKINFLKYYLEQLKPVIIALWIITIIILFENIFFKIDYNNIKLSKSFALAGLNLLILLFYKNVSPAILIISSGVLYIFM; encoded by the coding sequence TTGATTTTACTAAATTTATTCATCACATTTTTTAAAATAGGAATTTTAAATTTTGGGGGAGGAAACGGCATTACTGCCACAATTCATAAAGAAATCATTGAACGTAAAGAATGGATAACGCAAGAAGAGTTTATTAATATCATTACAATATCTAGAATTACTCCTGGCCCCATAGCCACCAATATAGCAACATATGTAGGAGCAAAGATAGCCGGCATTACAGGCGCAATAATTGCAACAATGGCATTAATTAGCGCACCAATATTAATTATTATCTTTATAATATCAACAATACATAAAATAAACTTTTTAAAATATTATCTTGAACAGCTAAAGCCCGTAATTATAGCACTATGGATAATAACTATTATAATCTTATTTGAAAACATATTTTTCAAAATAGATTATAATAATATAAAACTTTCAAAAAGTTTTGCACTTGCAGGATTAAACTTACTTATTTTATTATTCTACAAAAATGTTTCCCCTGCAATATTAATTATATCTAGTGGAGTACTATATATTTTTATGTAA
- a CDS encoding LamG-like jellyroll fold domain-containing protein, which produces MRLIFIFSLFCLYVFSAFSQELKLILDYKDGFKFIQEAHNVNFARDNRGILGIYLDRYKGILDYNNIDFRLEIEKDNLLKDAALNYFVDSNNAKISNSFHNISGNSLIFYSSRNTVKLKPLTRKAFFYSGNVIADFTIQFWVYRSTSVTGEVIVSWNGYKNIKGVWVDQAIRLESEGGTFVWNFNNVFLNDNGDPVKIKLKSDDDFVPKEWHLHTVRYRQKDGLLEYLIDSKPQAIEYVTFDKREGSGYLLNIGNFIDFALGQYFTGAIENFEIYKSFEEVRSAFFSRDKGYIITKPIELSKDYSQILSIEFDSLKPKDTDIFYYYRLDNKVFYEIDKNGEIKRNLTGDWIHFDSKNGLPKFDISKYIQFKVEFYPSGNPIESPSLYSMVVTYIPESAPFPPLITKAVPGSSEILIEWFPVISSNIGGYYIYIGVSPGNYHGNAGNILKSPIDVGNQTSFKITGLENGRLYYISVASYNLDKSVNEESFSKEISVRPMEFFKQYE; this is translated from the coding sequence ATGAGATTGATTTTTATATTTTCTCTATTTTGCTTGTATGTCTTTAGTGCTTTTTCTCAAGAGCTTAAGTTGATTCTTGATTATAAGGATGGATTTAAGTTTATTCAGGAAGCTCATAATGTTAATTTTGCAAGAGACAATAGAGGTATTCTTGGAATTTATTTGGATAGGTATAAGGGCATTTTGGATTATAACAATATTGATTTTCGATTGGAGATAGAAAAGGATAATTTATTAAAAGATGCTGCTTTAAATTATTTTGTTGATTCAAATAATGCAAAAATTTCAAATTCTTTTCACAATATTTCAGGAAATTCTTTAATTTTTTATTCAAGTCGCAATACTGTTAAACTTAAACCATTAACAAGGAAGGCTTTTTTTTATTCAGGTAATGTGATTGCTGATTTTACTATTCAGTTTTGGGTATATCGTTCTACTTCTGTTACTGGAGAAGTTATTGTAAGTTGGAATGGATATAAAAATATTAAAGGTGTTTGGGTAGATCAAGCAATTCGATTAGAAAGTGAGGGTGGCACTTTTGTTTGGAATTTTAATAATGTGTTTTTAAATGATAATGGTGATCCTGTTAAAATTAAGCTTAAGAGTGATGATGATTTTGTTCCTAAAGAGTGGCATTTGCATACAGTTAGATATAGGCAAAAAGATGGGTTGTTGGAATATTTGATAGATTCCAAACCTCAAGCTATAGAATATGTTACTTTTGATAAAAGAGAAGGTTCTGGATATTTATTAAATATTGGTAATTTTATTGATTTTGCATTGGGGCAGTATTTTACAGGAGCTATTGAAAATTTTGAAATTTATAAAAGTTTTGAGGAAGTACGTAGTGCTTTCTTCTCAAGAGATAAAGGATATATCATTACAAAACCAATTGAATTATCTAAAGATTATTCTCAAATTTTGTCTATTGAATTTGATAGTTTAAAGCCAAAAGATACAGATATTTTTTATTATTATAGGTTAGATAATAAGGTTTTTTATGAAATAGATAAAAATGGAGAGATAAAAAGGAATTTAACAGGAGATTGGATTCATTTTGATTCTAAGAATGGATTACCCAAATTTGATATATCAAAATATATTCAATTTAAGGTTGAATTTTATCCAAGTGGCAATCCTATAGAAAGTCCATCTCTTTATAGCATGGTTGTGACTTATATACCTGAATCTGCACCTTTTCCCCCTTTAATTACAAAAGCTGTGCCAGGATCGAGTGAAATATTGATTGAATGGTTTCCTGTAATTAGCAGTAATATTGGTGGCTATTATATTTATATTGGTGTTAGTCCTGGAAATTATCATGGCAATGCAGGAAATATTTTAAAATCTCCAATTGATGTTGGTAATCAAACTTCTTTTAAAATTACAGGACTTGAAAATGGGAGGCTTTATTATATTAGTGTTGCTTCTTATAATCTAGATAAAAGTGTGAATGAAGAGTCTTTTTCAAAAGAAATTTCTGTTAGACCTATGGAGTTTTTTAAGCAATATGAATAG
- a CDS encoding chromate transporter → MNEKKETSYELLKLFYLVFKITTITIGGGLLIISELKKAIVNKRKLISEQEFKEILTTSSIIPGVTAINFAFLIGKKIKGFKGAFVLTIAGILPSIFVITIIALYINLNSNNIYFQKFIEGAKISSTIVMSMIIIEFSKKMLNRSIIKWGTCVLITYVLYKFHIDLSYILLIFLLICSITYTMKKKFFKSKV, encoded by the coding sequence ATGAACGAAAAAAAAGAAACATCATATGAATTATTAAAGCTATTTTATCTTGTATTTAAAATAACAACAATTACAATTGGTGGAGGATTACTCATAATATCTGAACTTAAAAAAGCAATTGTAAATAAAAGAAAATTAATATCTGAACAAGAATTTAAAGAAATATTAACAACATCAAGTATAATCCCTGGAGTAACAGCTATCAATTTTGCCTTTTTAATTGGGAAAAAAATTAAAGGGTTTAAAGGTGCATTTGTATTAACTATTGCGGGAATACTACCATCCATATTCGTAATTACAATAATAGCTCTTTATATAAATTTAAATTCAAATAACATTTATTTTCAAAAATTTATTGAAGGTGCAAAAATATCATCAACAATAGTAATGTCAATGATCATTATTGAATTTTCAAAAAAAATGTTAAATCGATCAATAATAAAATGGGGAACATGTGTATTGATAACATATGTACTTTATAAATTTCATATAGACCTATCATACATACTACTAATATTTTTACTCATATGCTCTATAACATACACAATGAAAAAAAAATTTTTTAAAAGCAAGGTATAA
- a CDS encoding RsiV family protein, which yields MTSKFSISIIIIFLITIACTKHDKKTESAEINIETKIIKEDTTNEDNIIFHIDAQIPTIEGIEFGFEELIKKWKNDTIELFKTIKEKKEPHESFYYSDFEIFKNPNLNITSILYNQFQIDKYAANGLTTYHSINLRGKEKIELAEIISKDQLDSLIQVLREEVKTKFEKIATHYDNKSTFEIEFEKIFKQYQYYFKNNEVVIFYNPLIIGPHSDEKIEFTFPINNNSEGDITKKKKTDCPICS from the coding sequence ATGACATCTAAATTTTCAATAAGCATAATAATAATTTTTTTAATAACAATAGCATGCACCAAACACGACAAAAAAACAGAAAGTGCTGAAATCAATATCGAAACAAAAATTATCAAAGAAGATACCACCAATGAAGACAACATTATTTTTCACATTGATGCTCAAATTCCCACTATAGAAGGAATAGAATTTGGTTTTGAAGAATTAATAAAAAAATGGAAAAATGATACAATCGAACTTTTTAAAACAATAAAAGAAAAAAAAGAGCCCCATGAATCTTTCTATTATTCTGATTTTGAAATATTTAAAAATCCAAACCTTAACATAACATCCATTCTATATAATCAATTTCAAATAGATAAATACGCTGCAAATGGCCTTACAACATATCATTCCATTAATTTAAGAGGAAAAGAAAAAATAGAACTTGCAGAAATCATTTCAAAAGACCAATTGGATTCTTTGATACAAGTATTAAGAGAAGAAGTAAAAACAAAATTTGAAAAAATTGCAACTCATTATGACAATAAATCCACATTTGAAATAGAATTTGAAAAAATTTTTAAACAATATCAATACTATTTTAAAAACAATGAAGTTGTAATTTTCTATAATCCATTAATAATAGGTCCACACTCAGATGAAAAAATTGAATTTACATTTCCAATAAACAATAATTCTGAAGGTGACATTACTAAAAAGAAAAAAACCGACTGTCCAATTTGTTCATAA
- the holA gene encoding DNA polymerase III subunit delta, with amino-acid sequence MQEFYLLLGKEQGLKEAYLNDIFSKLNADDIHITKLFMSELSSIELSERFLSNSFFAKREVFIIYEIENLKNKKDLELIYNTLLKPLNKIIIFISDENSISFEPKVSVNVIKKIFYELSDSDKFSFVKKSFFQLGIKITDKAINLMLFMLDADTKILQSYINSFALVIKDKTIDEDDVTAWLSFVRLENVFSLFESILKKDMERALVKVKAILEQGEELVGIIMSLGWQFKKFLKIKIDCENTNNISSILKKHKIFFSLEKTYKIGLCNYSVLDIKFIFKILHKFDLYARVYGKNMHLNLSYFMVVILLNQDDTILENFSLKFKCDF; translated from the coding sequence ATGCAAGAATTTTATCTATTATTAGGAAAAGAACAAGGGTTAAAGGAAGCTTATTTAAATGATATTTTTAGCAAGTTGAATGCTGATGATATACATATTACTAAGCTTTTTATGTCAGAATTATCATCAATAGAACTTTCTGAACGATTTTTGAGTAATTCTTTTTTTGCCAAAAGAGAAGTTTTTATTATTTATGAGATTGAAAATTTAAAAAATAAAAAAGATTTAGAATTAATTTATAATACACTTTTGAAACCTTTAAATAAGATTATTATTTTTATTTCTGATGAGAATTCAATCAGTTTTGAACCTAAAGTTTCTGTAAATGTAATTAAAAAAATTTTTTATGAATTGTCTGATAGTGACAAGTTTTCATTTGTAAAGAAAAGTTTTTTTCAACTTGGAATTAAAATTACAGATAAAGCAATAAATTTGATGCTTTTTATGTTAGATGCAGATACTAAGATTTTACAATCTTATATAAATTCTTTTGCTCTTGTGATTAAAGATAAAACTATTGATGAGGATGATGTCACTGCTTGGCTTAGTTTTGTGCGTCTTGAGAATGTTTTTTCTTTATTTGAGTCAATCTTAAAGAAAGATATGGAACGTGCTTTAGTTAAAGTGAAGGCCATTTTGGAACAGGGGGAAGAGCTTGTTGGTATTATTATGAGCCTTGGATGGCAGTTTAAAAAATTTTTAAAAATTAAAATAGATTGTGAAAATACAAATAACATTTCATCTATTTTGAAAAAGCATAAGATATTTTTTTCACTAGAGAAAACTTATAAAATAGGGCTTTGTAATTATTCAGTCTTGGATATTAAATTTATTTTTAAAATATTACATAAGTTTGATTTGTATGCGAGGGTTTATGGCAAAAATATGCATTTAAATTTGTCATATTTTATGGTAGTAATCTTGTTAAATCAAGATGATACTATTTTGGAGAATTTTTCTTTAAAATTTAAGTGTGATTTTTAA